In a single window of the Bacillus mycoides genome:
- a CDS encoding ABC transporter ATP-binding protein, which produces MTLAIEMKDVMKSFDGKTALRNVNIEVKQGEIFGFLGPSGSGKTTTVKILTSQLLHSVGTVRVLGKDITGPSSIDYKRIGILTDNSGLYDRLSIYDNLLLFCDLYDCKKERIDEVLAQVNLLDDKKTQVKKLSKGMKQRVILARAILHKPDILFLDEPTSALDPVNVQNIHKILKDLNKEGTTIFLTTHNMDEAETLCNRIAFLCGGEIVALDTPENLRLQYAKDQIQVVLTDKKKEIVKKDELGAKRISEWMKKGELLSIHSHEPTLGDIFIEVTGRGL; this is translated from the coding sequence ATGACATTGGCAATTGAAATGAAAGATGTAATGAAAAGTTTCGATGGAAAAACGGCCCTTCGAAATGTAAATATTGAGGTGAAGCAAGGAGAAATCTTCGGATTTCTTGGACCGAGCGGATCTGGGAAAACGACAACAGTGAAAATTTTAACTTCTCAATTGCTTCATAGCGTTGGAACAGTACGAGTATTAGGTAAAGACATTACAGGGCCAAGCAGCATCGATTACAAACGAATCGGTATTTTAACAGACAATAGCGGCTTATATGACAGACTTAGCATTTATGATAACTTACTATTATTTTGTGACTTATACGATTGTAAAAAAGAACGAATTGATGAAGTGTTAGCACAAGTGAACTTATTGGATGATAAAAAAACACAAGTGAAAAAGTTATCAAAAGGAATGAAGCAGCGCGTCATACTAGCGAGAGCAATTCTTCATAAACCAGATATCCTCTTCTTAGATGAACCAACATCTGCACTTGATCCAGTAAACGTACAAAACATTCATAAAATCTTAAAAGACTTAAATAAAGAAGGAACAACGATTTTCTTAACAACGCACAACATGGACGAAGCAGAAACGCTTTGTAACCGCATTGCCTTTCTATGTGGAGGAGAAATAGTAGCTCTTGATACACCAGAAAACCTTCGCTTGCAATACGCGAAAGATCAAATACAAGTTGTGTTAACAGATAAGAAGAAAGAAATTGTGAAAAAAGATGAATTAGGGGCAAAACGCATTTCAGAATGGATGAAAAAAGGCGAATTACTATCTATTCATTCACACGAGCCAACATTAGGCGATATCTTTATTGAAGTTACTGGGAGGGGACTATAA
- a CDS encoding ABC transporter permease, translating into MTFSMRRFSAIFRKEVQDFKTNSQTLIMLVMPLVFSVLFSRSDNMREVGASTLTAMALVMVGGFVQAMLIAEEKEKNTLRVLMLSPASSIEVLIGKSSLTGMITVATCFINLLILGKLEGNIALLLLIFVLGMLIFNLIGTCIGLLAQNVPQTSTIGLPILMTFLFGDLIGMFVKNEVVTKIVDYLPTRHIGLAVSSVIKGGGFSAITSNLLNITIWLVAVLVITLFIYRKKQMD; encoded by the coding sequence ATGACATTTTCAATGAGACGATTTTCAGCAATTTTTCGGAAAGAGGTACAGGATTTTAAAACGAATTCACAAACTTTAATTATGTTGGTAATGCCACTTGTCTTTTCGGTATTATTTAGTCGCTCAGATAATATGAGAGAAGTTGGAGCAAGTACGTTAACTGCGATGGCGTTAGTTATGGTCGGAGGCTTTGTACAGGCGATGCTCATCGCTGAAGAAAAGGAAAAAAATACGCTTCGTGTTCTTATGCTATCACCAGCATCATCTATTGAAGTATTAATTGGTAAAAGTTCATTAACGGGTATGATTACAGTAGCGACCTGTTTTATTAATCTACTTATTTTAGGTAAATTAGAAGGTAATATTGCATTATTATTACTCATCTTTGTTCTTGGAATGCTAATATTTAACCTCATTGGTACTTGTATTGGATTATTAGCTCAAAATGTACCGCAAACATCAACAATTGGATTACCAATATTAATGACATTCCTTTTCGGTGATTTAATTGGAATGTTTGTGAAGAATGAAGTCGTTACAAAAATAGTCGATTATTTGCCAACTCGTCATATCGGTCTTGCAGTTAGCAGTGTTATAAAAGGTGGAGGTTTTAGTGCAATTACTAGTAATTTATTGAACATAACAATTTGGTTAGTTGCAGTACTTGTTATTACACTCTTCATTTATAGAAAGAAACAAATGGACTAA
- a CDS encoding M23 family metallopeptidase, giving the protein MRGRNSKKSRKVVHLFQKRWVFPALYIACAAVILMVALWFQGANPKKAPNQDQATPYTQTEDPAVPVTKSSEVMKMPAAANAEVVVQKKFYEDAASEAEQEKALVFYNNTYSPNKGIDIAAKNGKEFDVTAALSGTVTKAEKDSLLGYVVTVDSGNGVAAYYQSLGSVKVEKGARVAQGEVLGKSGLNAMNKEVGSYVHFEVRKDNVAVNPERYLNKSVAEIKADAGAAKATNASGKKTDDKSQKEEKSTSTKPESKTEDKSQKEEKSTSGSKSDKETNGKQDEKSQKEEKSTNGSTESSNGSSSQE; this is encoded by the coding sequence ATGCGAGGAAGAAATAGTAAAAAGTCGCGAAAAGTAGTACATTTATTTCAAAAAAGATGGGTGTTTCCGGCACTATACATTGCTTGTGCAGCGGTAATCTTAATGGTTGCGCTATGGTTCCAGGGAGCTAATCCAAAGAAAGCTCCGAACCAAGATCAAGCAACACCGTATACACAAACGGAAGATCCAGCAGTACCGGTAACAAAATCTTCAGAAGTAATGAAAATGCCAGCTGCAGCAAATGCAGAAGTAGTAGTACAGAAGAAATTCTATGAAGATGCAGCATCAGAGGCGGAACAAGAAAAAGCACTTGTCTTTTATAACAACACATATTCCCCGAATAAAGGAATCGACATTGCTGCGAAAAACGGAAAAGAATTTGATGTTACAGCTGCTTTAAGTGGTACAGTAACGAAAGCTGAAAAAGATTCACTTCTTGGTTATGTTGTAACAGTAGATAGTGGAAATGGTGTAGCGGCATATTATCAAAGTTTAGGCAGTGTGAAAGTAGAAAAAGGTGCAAGAGTCGCGCAAGGTGAAGTGTTAGGAAAATCAGGTCTAAATGCAATGAATAAAGAGGTAGGCTCTTACGTTCACTTTGAAGTACGTAAAGACAATGTGGCTGTGAACCCTGAGCGTTACTTAAATAAATCAGTAGCAGAAATTAAAGCTGATGCGGGTGCTGCAAAGGCGACAAATGCTTCTGGTAAAAAAACTGATGACAAATCTCAAAAAGAAGAAAAGTCAACAAGCACGAAACCAGAAAGTAAAACAGAAGATAAGTCTCAAAAAGAAGAGAAGTCAACAAGCGGCTCGAAGAGTGATAAAGAGACGAATGGCAAACAAGATGAGAAATCTCAAAAAGAAGAAAAATCAACGAATGGTTCTACAGAATCATCTAACGGTTCTTCTTCACAAGAATAA
- the spoIIID gene encoding sporulation transcriptional regulator SpoIIID translates to MHDYIKERTIKIGKYIVETRKTVRVIAKEFGVSKSTVHKDLTERLPEINPELANEVKEILDYHKSIRHLRGGEATKQKYRKEDTENPVRQ, encoded by the coding sequence GTGCACGATTACATCAAAGAGAGAACTATCAAGATTGGCAAGTATATCGTGGAGACAAGAAAGACAGTGCGTGTAATCGCAAAGGAGTTTGGGGTATCAAAGAGTACAGTCCATAAAGATTTAACAGAACGTTTGCCAGAAATTAATCCAGAGCTCGCAAATGAAGTGAAAGAAATTCTTGATTATCATAAGTCTATTCGTCATTTAAGAGGGGGAGAAGCAACAAAGCAGAAGTATAGAAAAGAAGATACTGAAAACCCTGTGCGCCAATAA
- a CDS encoding rod shape-determining protein, with protein MFARDIGIDLGTANVLIHVKGKGIVLNEPSVVAIDRNSGKVLAVGEEARSMVGRTPGNIVAIRPLKDGVIADFEITEAMLKYFINKLDVKSFFSKPRILICCPTNITSVEQKAIREAAERSGGKTVFLEEEPKVSAVGAGMEIFQPSGNMVVDIGGGTTDIAVLSMGDIVTSSSIKMAGDKFDMEILNYVKRKYKLLIGERTSENIKIKVGTVFPGARSEELEIRGRDMVTGLPRTITVCSEEITEALKENAAIIVQAAKGVLERTPPELSADIIDRGVILTGGGALLHGIDMLLAEELKLPVLIAENPMQCVAVGTGIMLENIDKLPRRALR; from the coding sequence ATGTTTGCGCGAGATATCGGAATTGACCTAGGTACGGCTAACGTATTAATTCATGTTAAAGGTAAGGGTATTGTATTAAATGAGCCATCTGTTGTGGCAATTGATCGTAATAGTGGAAAAGTATTAGCAGTAGGTGAAGAAGCAAGAAGTATGGTGGGACGTACACCTGGTAATATTGTAGCAATTCGTCCGCTTAAAGATGGTGTAATCGCAGATTTCGAAATTACAGAAGCAATGTTAAAGTATTTCATTAACAAATTGGACGTGAAGAGCTTCTTTTCAAAACCTCGCATTTTAATTTGCTGTCCAACAAATATCACATCTGTAGAACAAAAAGCAATTCGTGAGGCTGCTGAACGTTCAGGTGGTAAAACAGTATTTTTAGAAGAAGAACCAAAAGTATCCGCAGTTGGTGCTGGTATGGAAATCTTCCAGCCAAGCGGAAACATGGTTGTTGATATTGGTGGAGGTACAACAGATATTGCCGTACTTTCTATGGGTGATATTGTTACCTCTTCCTCTATCAAAATGGCTGGCGATAAGTTTGATATGGAGATCTTAAACTACGTTAAACGTAAGTATAAGCTATTGATTGGAGAACGTACTTCAGAAAATATTAAAATTAAAGTTGGTACAGTATTCCCAGGTGCACGTAGTGAAGAGCTTGAAATTCGCGGACGTGACATGGTAACTGGTTTACCACGTACAATTACAGTATGCTCTGAAGAAATTACAGAAGCACTAAAAGAAAACGCGGCTATCATTGTACAAGCTGCAAAAGGCGTACTAGAGCGTACACCACCAGAACTATCTGCGGACATTATTGACCGTGGTGTTATTCTAACAGGCGGTGGAGCTTTATTACACGGTATCGACATGCTTCTAGCAGAAGAGTTAAAATTACCAGTATTAATTGCTGAAAACCCAATGCAATGTGTTGCGGTTGGTACAGGTATTATGTTAGAGAACATTGATAAATTACCACGTCGTGCGTTGCGATAA
- the tagD gene encoding glycerol-3-phosphate cytidylyltransferase has protein sequence MKKVITYGTFDLLHWGHINLLKRAKDLGDYLIVAVSSDEFNKLKNKKSYHSYENRKMILEAVRYVDEVIPEHNWEQKVKDVVNHDVDTFVMGDDWEGEFDELSEYCEVVYLTRTAGISTTKIKKELVQVAR, from the coding sequence ATGAAAAAGGTTATTACATATGGGACTTTCGATTTATTGCACTGGGGACATATTAACTTATTGAAGAGAGCGAAAGATTTGGGCGATTATTTAATTGTTGCTGTTTCTTCAGATGAATTTAACAAATTAAAAAATAAAAAGTCTTATCACAGCTATGAGAATCGTAAAATGATTCTAGAAGCAGTTCGTTATGTGGATGAGGTGATTCCTGAGCATAATTGGGAGCAGAAAGTAAAAGACGTTGTTAATCATGACGTAGATACATTTGTTATGGGTGATGATTGGGAAGGGGAATTTGACGAATTAAGTGAATACTGTGAAGTCGTCTATTTAACACGTACAGCTGGAATTTCAACAACAAAAATTAAAAAGGAACTAGTGCAAGTTGCTAGATAA
- a CDS encoding CDP-glycerol glycerophosphotransferase family protein produces the protein MIREIMVEIYLILVAILHSMMKVFPIKKKVTFIMSYGENLFFIYEEMQRQGINCEVVFLYKSTCKYEVDNYSNVKSYKFETRNIFHTIKSVYHLSTSQYVIVDNYFGSLAKIKFKKGVECIQIWHAAGAFKKFGLLAPSLKKRSLRAQNRFMDVYKNFHKIVVGSEALADIYKKAFALSDNNILKTGIPRTDLFFDEQRQKKVKDNIFIVNPKLKDKKVILYAPTFRDKELVDFDLHLDIDEMYRQLKGEYILIIKLHPAIRNICNYEEKYAGFLYDYSLYPNINDLFLVTDILVTDYSSIPFEFCLLNKPMIFFAYDLKKYMKKRGTIGDYISDVPGPVVYTTEEVVQVITDGKFKIDSINNFTLKWNEYSIGDSSKHFVNMLFKGK, from the coding sequence ATGATTAGAGAAATAATGGTAGAAATCTATCTCATCTTAGTTGCAATTTTACATAGTATGATGAAAGTGTTTCCAATTAAAAAGAAAGTAACTTTTATTATGTCTTATGGTGAGAATTTATTTTTTATTTATGAGGAAATGCAACGCCAAGGTATAAATTGTGAGGTGGTTTTTTTATATAAATCTACATGTAAATATGAAGTGGACAACTACTCGAATGTGAAATCTTATAAATTTGAAACAAGGAATATATTCCACACTATTAAATCTGTCTATCATTTATCTACTTCTCAATATGTCATTGTTGATAATTATTTTGGATCGCTAGCAAAAATTAAATTTAAAAAAGGCGTAGAGTGTATTCAAATATGGCATGCAGCAGGTGCTTTTAAAAAATTCGGATTATTAGCTCCGTCTTTAAAAAAAAGAAGTCTACGAGCTCAAAACAGATTTATGGATGTTTATAAAAACTTCCATAAAATTGTTGTAGGGTCAGAAGCGCTTGCTGACATTTATAAGAAAGCTTTTGCTCTATCGGATAATAATATATTAAAAACAGGTATTCCGAGGACAGATTTGTTTTTTGATGAACAGAGACAAAAGAAAGTTAAAGATAATATTTTTATAGTAAATCCAAAGCTAAAAGATAAAAAGGTTATTTTATATGCGCCAACTTTTAGGGATAAAGAACTAGTAGATTTTGATTTACATCTAGATATCGATGAGATGTATAGGCAATTGAAAGGTGAGTATATTCTCATCATTAAATTACATCCAGCAATACGAAACATATGTAATTATGAGGAAAAGTATGCGGGATTTTTATATGACTATTCCCTTTATCCAAATATAAATGATCTATTTCTAGTGACGGATATATTAGTCACTGATTATTCCTCCATACCATTTGAATTCTGCTTATTAAATAAACCAATGATCTTTTTTGCATACGATTTAAAGAAATATATGAAAAAAAGAGGGACTATTGGTGATTATATATCTGATGTGCCAGGACCAGTTGTTTATACAACTGAGGAGGTGGTACAGGTGATAACAGATGGTAAGTTCAAAATAGATAGTATAAATAATTTTACTTTGAAATGGAATGAGTATTCGATAGGTGATTCAAGTAAGCACTTTGTAAATATGCTTTTTAAAGGGAAATAG
- a CDS encoding glycosyltransferase: MKNRINFLSGPLKKYSNDQGFKRTVKYTDFYVKLDLDEKVILYESFHGKGMTDSPYAIFKKIIDNPEYKDYTHVWALNDGNNFYAKRYENKKNVKFVKVHSEEYLKYLTTAKYLINNTTFPPYFQKKEGQIYVNTWHGTPIKTLGKDMKGEIGQHKNIQRNFMHCDYILNPNKFTADTIVNSHDLEGLYNGYVVDEGYPRIDLTLQVNPEEVQEYLKEFVEIDETKKIILYAPTWRGGVNQVSNIKDEINNIVKKMYSEIPSDYQLLLKVHTLTYKFIKDDESLREICIPDWVDSNELMSIVDVLVTDYSSIFFDYMVTEKPIIFLTYDKEAYEEQRGLYVQLEDMPGPICYTVDEVVRSIEKIESVKNDYSFKYQEILKEYCYHDDGNATARAIEIIFRGKHTENVYKVTNENKKNILMYCGGFLNNGITTSVINLLNSIDYSKYNVAVIDKGKYDQISRDNFNQINSNVKRFYRVGSLNTTLKESYQNNYVMKMGLKNERAQKALPKQLYKREISRLFGNAEFDIAIDFSGYVPFWTLLFAFGDFKKRNIYQHNDMWAEYSKKIKGKFKHRANLNIIFPLYKEFDKIVAVAEHTRNLNRKNLKDYITLKQGVYVHNAIDPNKVLKQIEEGDIYKYDGKEYLLKENIHGNGKLEIRGIEMPQKENINFVNMGRLSPEKDQKKLIHAFAKVTELYDNIRLYIIGDGVLKEELENLVREKNLEDKVIFTGQMSNPFLLINQCDCFVLSSNHEGQPMVLLEALILGKPIIATDIAGSRSILEKGYGDLVENNITGLVIGMQKFILSKTSFKEFDFQKYNGHALEMFYDEICTLKEK; the protein is encoded by the coding sequence ATGAAAAATCGTATTAATTTTTTATCAGGCCCGCTGAAAAAATATTCGAATGACCAAGGGTTTAAGAGAACTGTTAAGTACACTGATTTTTATGTGAAATTAGACTTGGATGAGAAAGTTATATTATATGAATCTTTCCATGGTAAAGGTATGACAGATAGTCCATACGCAATCTTTAAAAAAATTATTGATAATCCAGAGTATAAGGATTATACACATGTTTGGGCATTAAATGATGGAAATAATTTTTATGCTAAACGTTATGAAAATAAAAAAAATGTTAAGTTCGTTAAAGTTCATAGTGAAGAGTATTTAAAATATTTAACAACAGCGAAATATCTAATTAACAATACTACATTCCCACCTTATTTCCAGAAAAAAGAGGGACAAATCTATGTTAATACATGGCATGGAACACCTATTAAAACATTAGGAAAGGATATGAAGGGCGAAATAGGGCAACATAAAAATATTCAAAGAAATTTTATGCATTGTGACTATATATTAAATCCTAATAAATTTACTGCAGATACCATTGTAAATTCACATGATTTAGAAGGGTTATACAATGGTTATGTTGTCGATGAAGGTTATCCTCGAATTGACCTCACTCTACAAGTAAACCCGGAAGAAGTACAAGAATATTTAAAGGAATTTGTAGAAATTGATGAAACGAAAAAGATAATTTTATATGCACCGACTTGGAGAGGAGGAGTAAATCAGGTAAGTAATATTAAGGATGAGATTAACAATATTGTGAAAAAAATGTATTCTGAAATACCTAGTGATTATCAACTCCTGTTAAAAGTCCATACATTGACATATAAATTTATTAAAGATGATGAAAGCTTACGAGAGATTTGTATACCAGATTGGGTAGATTCCAATGAATTGATGTCAATAGTAGATGTTTTAGTAACAGATTACTCTAGTATATTCTTTGATTATATGGTAACAGAAAAACCAATCATTTTCTTAACGTATGATAAGGAAGCGTATGAAGAGCAACGAGGTTTATACGTTCAATTAGAAGATATGCCAGGTCCAATATGCTATACGGTAGACGAAGTTGTTCGTAGTATTGAAAAAATTGAGAGTGTAAAAAATGATTACAGTTTTAAATACCAAGAAATATTAAAAGAATATTGCTATCATGATGATGGAAATGCTACAGCAAGAGCGATTGAGATTATTTTCCGAGGAAAACATACGGAGAATGTATATAAAGTCACAAATGAGAATAAGAAAAATATTCTAATGTACTGTGGTGGGTTTTTGAATAATGGAATTACCACATCAGTTATTAACCTTTTGAATAGTATTGATTACTCAAAATACAATGTGGCAGTTATTGATAAAGGGAAGTATGATCAAATTTCAAGAGATAATTTCAATCAAATTAATTCGAATGTGAAAAGATTTTATCGAGTAGGTAGTTTAAACACCACTTTAAAAGAATCTTATCAAAATAATTATGTTATGAAAATGGGGCTAAAGAATGAAAGAGCTCAGAAGGCGCTACCAAAGCAACTATACAAGCGTGAAATTTCAAGGTTATTTGGTAATGCGGAATTTGATATAGCTATTGACTTTAGTGGATATGTCCCATTTTGGACATTGTTATTTGCGTTTGGAGATTTTAAAAAGAGAAATATCTATCAACATAATGATATGTGGGCAGAATACTCTAAAAAAATTAAAGGTAAATTTAAGCATAGAGCTAATTTAAATATTATTTTTCCGTTGTATAAGGAGTTTGATAAAATAGTAGCTGTTGCAGAACACACAAGAAATTTAAATAGGAAGAATTTGAAGGATTATATTACACTAAAACAAGGTGTGTATGTCCATAATGCCATTGACCCTAATAAAGTACTTAAACAGATTGAAGAAGGCGACATATATAAATATGACGGGAAAGAATATTTATTAAAAGAAAATATTCACGGAAATGGTAAGCTTGAAATTAGAGGAATTGAAATGCCCCAAAAAGAGAACATTAATTTTGTTAATATGGGAAGATTGTCACCTGAAAAAGATCAGAAAAAGCTTATACATGCTTTTGCAAAAGTTACGGAACTCTATGATAATATTAGGCTTTATATTATTGGAGATGGAGTTTTAAAAGAAGAATTAGAGAATTTAGTGAGAGAAAAAAATCTAGAGGACAAAGTGATTTTTACTGGTCAAATGAGTAATCCTTTCTTACTTATTAATCAATGTGACTGTTTTGTTCTCTCGTCTAATCACGAGGGACAACCAATGGTATTGTTAGAGGCTTTAATATTAGGAAAGCCTATTATAGCTACTGATATTGCAGGATCAAGGAGCATTTTGGAAAAAGGCTATGGGGATTTAGTTGAAAATAACATTACTGGTTTAGTAATTGGGATGCAAAAGTTTATATTAAGTAAAACATCTTTTAAAGAATTTGATTTTCAAAAATATAATGGGCATGCTCTTGAAATGTTTTACGATGAAATATGCACTCTTAAAGAGAAGTAG
- a CDS encoding NAD(P)H-dependent glycerol-3-phosphate dehydrogenase — protein sequence MKKITVVGAGSWGTALSMVLADNGHEVRIWGNKAEQIHEINEKHTNETYLPGIQLSKTIKGYESLAEAMDGIDTILLVVPTKSIRSVMQQLKDIVKQPITIIHASKGIEPGSFKRISEMIEEEMPKELIESVVVLSGPSHAEEVSLRHPTTVTAASYHLQAAEKTQKLFMNTNFRVYTNRDVIGVELGGALKNIIALGAGISDGLGYGDNAKAALISRGLTEVTRLGCEMGANPLTFAGLTGVGDLIVTCTSVHSRNWRAGNLLGKGHNLEEVLENMGMVVEGVRTAEAAYHLAEKMNIEMPITNAIYNVLFNGKNAKEEVDTLMGRTGKGEVSR from the coding sequence TTGAAAAAAATCACAGTGGTTGGTGCAGGAAGCTGGGGAACAGCACTATCTATGGTTCTAGCGGATAATGGGCATGAAGTGCGAATTTGGGGAAATAAAGCAGAACAAATCCATGAAATTAATGAGAAGCATACAAATGAAACATATTTACCTGGGATTCAGCTTTCTAAAACAATAAAAGGGTATGAATCCTTAGCGGAAGCAATGGATGGGATAGATACGATATTATTAGTTGTCCCAACGAAATCAATTCGTAGTGTAATGCAGCAACTGAAGGACATCGTAAAACAACCGATAACAATTATTCATGCAAGTAAAGGAATTGAACCAGGGTCATTTAAACGTATATCAGAAATGATTGAAGAAGAGATGCCGAAAGAGTTAATAGAAAGTGTTGTTGTTCTTTCAGGACCAAGCCATGCAGAAGAGGTGAGTCTTCGTCATCCTACTACTGTAACCGCTGCATCATATCATTTACAGGCTGCGGAAAAAACACAAAAGCTATTTATGAATACAAATTTCCGTGTTTATACAAATCGAGATGTGATTGGTGTTGAATTGGGCGGGGCACTAAAAAATATTATTGCCCTTGGTGCAGGAATTTCAGATGGTCTTGGTTACGGAGATAACGCAAAGGCAGCTTTAATTTCCAGGGGACTAACTGAAGTTACACGATTAGGGTGTGAGATGGGAGCAAATCCGCTTACCTTTGCAGGATTAACAGGTGTAGGTGATTTAATTGTGACTTGTACAAGTGTTCATAGTCGCAATTGGCGAGCTGGAAATTTACTTGGAAAAGGTCATAATTTAGAAGAAGTATTAGAAAATATGGGTATGGTAGTAGAAGGGGTTCGTACAGCTGAGGCAGCGTATCATTTAGCTGAAAAAATGAATATTGAAATGCCAATTACGAATGCAATATATAATGTTTTGTTTAATGGGAAAAATGCAAAAGAAGAGGTAGACACATTAATGGGAAGAACGGGAAAAGGCGAGGTTTCGCGTTAA
- a CDS encoding CDP-glycerol glycerophosphotransferase family protein: MSFIRRIKNHRIVKKLCKAVFLFCSCLPPKKKLILFESYSGKQYSCNPRAIYEYMLQNNMDFEMIWSVNKNHTVQFDKENIPYVKRFSIRWFILLVRSKYWVTNSRMPLWLPKPKHTVYIQTWHGTPLKKLAGDMKEVHMPGTTTEKYKHNFHLEAQNWDYLLSPNTYSTDIFRRAFQFQKEVVEVGYPRNDFLYQSNNSSVIESLKKNNNLPIDKKIILYAPTWRDDQFYSKGRYKLDLQLDLDLLQSKLGSDYVILLRMHYLVAEKFDLVKYKGFVYDFSKHVDINELYVISDLLITDYSSVFFDYANLKRPIIFYTYDIDSYRDKLRGFYFDLEEEAPGPIVKNTRVVLEEIVKCEVNGLGEFAEKYDSFYNKYCYLEDGGASKRAVRKIFFGEA, encoded by the coding sequence ATGAGTTTTATAAGAAGAATAAAAAATCACCGTATTGTAAAGAAATTATGTAAGGCAGTATTTCTATTCTGTAGTTGTTTGCCTCCCAAAAAGAAATTAATTTTATTTGAAAGTTATTCTGGAAAACAATATAGCTGTAATCCACGGGCTATATATGAATATATGTTACAAAATAATATGGATTTTGAAATGATATGGAGTGTAAATAAAAACCATACAGTGCAATTTGATAAAGAAAATATCCCATATGTAAAAAGGTTCTCGATTCGTTGGTTTATTTTGTTGGTGCGTTCAAAATATTGGGTTACAAATAGTAGAATGCCCTTATGGTTACCTAAACCAAAACATACGGTATATATCCAAACTTGGCATGGTACGCCATTAAAGAAATTAGCTGGTGATATGAAAGAAGTACATATGCCAGGTACGACAACGGAAAAATATAAGCATAATTTTCATCTTGAAGCACAAAATTGGGATTATCTGCTTTCACCTAATACCTATTCTACAGATATCTTTAGAAGGGCATTTCAATTTCAAAAGGAAGTCGTAGAAGTTGGTTACCCACGTAATGATTTTTTATATCAGAGTAACAATTCTTCAGTAATAGAATCTTTAAAGAAGAATAATAACTTACCGATAGATAAAAAAATTATTTTATATGCACCAACATGGAGAGATGATCAATTTTATAGTAAGGGACGATATAAATTAGATTTACAACTAGATTTGGATCTCTTACAAAGTAAGTTAGGATCGGACTATGTTATTTTATTACGTATGCATTATTTAGTAGCAGAAAAATTTGATTTAGTTAAATATAAAGGGTTTGTTTACGATTTTTCCAAGCATGTTGATATTAACGAACTATATGTAATATCTGATTTGTTAATCACAGATTATTCTTCAGTCTTTTTTGATTATGCAAATTTAAAGCGTCCAATCATTTTCTATACGTATGATATTGATTCTTATCGTGATAAATTAAGGGGATTTTATTTTGATTTGGAAGAAGAAGCCCCTGGACCGATTGTAAAGAATACAAGAGTGGTATTGGAAGAAATAGTAAAGTGTGAAGTAAATGGATTGGGAGAATTTGCAGAGAAATACGATAGTTTCTATAATAAGTATTGTTATTTAGAAGATGGTGGTGCTTCTAAACGAGCTGTAAGGAAAATATTTTTCGGAGAGGCATAG